CCTCGTCGCCGCCTTCCTCGCGCAGGATGCGGCGTGCCTCGTCCAGCTTGCCGTCCTTTGCGAGTGCTTGTGCCAGGCGTATCCGCGCCTCGCCGAAATGACGCCCGGGGCCGACCTGTTCGTACCAGCGCCGCGCGCCCGCGGGGTCGCCGCGCTTGTCGGCGAGCTGACCCAGGTTGATCCGGATTGCGTCGGCTTCCGGGTGGCCGGCTTCGAGCGCGCGGGAGAACAGCGCTTCGGCGGCCGCGTCGTCATCGAGTTGCTGCGCGAGCAGCGCGTTGGCGTACATCAGGTCGCGGTCGTCCGGGGCGGCGTCGAGCAGGCGGCGGAACTCGCCGCGGGCGGCCTCGAACTGGCGCGCACCGACCAGCGCCCGGGCGTGGGCGAGGCGCAGCGAGGTGCTGTCGGGGGTGCGTTCGAGCTGGCGCGCCAGCAAGGCGGCCGCTTCTTCGTGCGCGCCGGCCTGCTGCAGCAGCTGCGCCTTGAACAGGATGCCCGGCTCCCAATCGGCACGCAGGTTCAGGGCGCGGTCGATCTCGGCCGCTGCCTCCATGGCGTTGTCCGCCAGGATGGCGGCCTGCGCGCGCGCGAAGTGCGCCTCGGGTTGCTCGAGATAGGGTTCGGTGAGGCGCCACACCAGGTCCCGCGTCAGTTGCTTGTCCTGCACGCGCGTGAGCGCGCGGTTGAGGCCCATCAGGTTCTGCGCGAGGTGCTCGGGGTTTTGCGCCAGCGCCCGCGCCAGCTGGATCTGGATCTCGTCGAGCCGGCTTTCGCGCCCCGTCGCGACCGTGTCGAGGATGCGCCGTGCTTCTTCCGACTGCGGCGAAATCTCGGCCCAGAGCCGGGCCGCCTGGGTGGCGGCTTCGGCGTTGCGCGAGAACAGCGCGATTTCGGTCGCGCGGCGGGCGATGCGGGGATCCCGGGTGCTGCGGGCCAGTTCAAGGTAGAGCCGGGTGGACAGGCCGATCTGGCCGCGGGCGCCGGCGATTTCGGCGAGCAGGAACTGGTACAGCACATTGGGGCTGAGTTCCTGGTTGGGCAGCGACTCACGGGAGTCGCGCGCCGGGGCCTGAGCACTCGCGGGAAGGGCGCCGAACAGCGTGGCGGCGACGGCCAGCGCCGCGCTTGCGGCGAATCGCGAAGGAGAGCATTTCATGCGTGTAGTCCGGTGGACGGTGGCGCGCCCGGGATGGGTCCGGGCGGGATGTCGGCCATTGGAGGGGTGTTCTAGAATTCCGTTCGCCTCATGGTAGGTACTTTGCAAGGCGCCCCGCAAGTCGGTGCGCGCCGAGTCGATCCGGAGTCCCGATGCCCGAACTGCCCGAAGTGGAAACCACCTGCCGCGGCGTGCGCCCTCATGTCGAAGGTCGGCGCCTGAGCGCGGTCGTGGTGCGAAACCCGCGGCTGCGCGTGCCGGTGCCGGACAACCTTGCCCAGCTCGCCGCGGGCCAGGTGCTCGCCAGCGTGTCGCGGCGGGCGAAGTACCTGTTGCTCGATTTCGATCGCGGCGGGCTTGTCGTGCATCTCGGCATGTCGGGCAGTCTGCGGGTGGTCGCGGCGGGGGAGCCGGCCGGCAAGCACGACCATCTCGACCTGGTGTTCGGCGAGACTTCGCTGCGGCTGCGCGACCCGCGGCGTTTCGGCATGGTGCTCTGGCAGGAGGGCGGCGCCGTCGCCCACCCGCTGCTGGCCGGGCTGGGGCCGGAGCCGCTGGACGACGCGTTCGATGCGCGCTACTGGGTGGCCGCGACCCGCGGCCTGCGGGCCCCCATCAAGCATGTGCTGATGGATGGCCGGCGGGTGGTCGGCGTGGGCAACATCTACGCCTCCGAAAGCCTGTTCCGGTCGCGTATCCATCCGCTGGAGCCGGCGGGTGCGATCGGGCCGCAGCGCGCGGCGCGGCTGGTGCTGGCGGTGAAGGAAACGCTAACCGAAGCGATCGCCGCGGGCGGCAGCACCCTGCGCGATTTCGTCGGCGGCGACGGCCGGCCCGGATACTTCCAGCAGCAGTATTTCGCTTACGACCGTGAAGGCGAAGCCTGCCGCGTGTGCGGCAGCGTCATCCGCCGCTTCGTCAGCGGCCAGCGCGCGACCTTCTTCTGTCCGCGCTGCCAGCGCCGCGCCTGAATAGCGACGGCGATGCCGGCCGCTGCCCGCGGTCCGACCGACGGCGTGGAAGCCGGTCGCGAAGGGCGCTATGCTGACGGTGTTTTTTGCCGCAGAAAATGCATGTGGAATCGGGGGTGTGGAATGAATCTCGTTGACCAGTTTTCCGCCTACAGCCGGTGGCGTACCGGCGCCAGCGACGCGATCTCGCGCCTGCGCAGCTGGCTGACCCGCAACGAGGTCGGCGATGCCCACGGCGATCTGCGGCTGCAGTACCTGCTCGACCGCCTGCGCGACGACCGCCTGACGGTGGCCTTCGTGGCGGAGTTCTCGCGCGGCAAGTCCGAGCTGATCAACGCGATCTTCTTTTCCGACTTCGGCGATCGCATCCTGCCGTCCAGCGCAGGGCGCACCACGATGTGCCCGACAGAACTGCAATGGCAGGCCGGCGCGCGCCCCGAACTTCGCCTGCTGCCGATCCGTACGCGCGCGCTCCAGGCGCCCGTGGGCGAACTCAAGCATGCCGACGACCATTGGTCGATCACGCCGCTGAAGGCGGACTCCGCGACCGAGCTGCAGGAAGCGTTGGCGCGCGTGGGTGAAACCGAGCGCGTCGGGCAGGCCGAAGCCGAGCAGTTGGGCTTCAAGGTCGACCCCTCCGGCGAGGAAGGCCTGAAGCCCGGCGGCGATGGCCTGGTCGAGATTCCGCGCTGGCGCCACGCGGTCATCCAGTTTCCGCATCCGCTGCTCGAACAGGGTCTGGTGGTGCTCGATACCCCGGGGCTGAACGCGATCGGCGCGGAGCCGGAGCTGACCCTGTCGATGCTGCCCAATGCGCACGCGGTGCTGTTCATCCTCGCCGCGGATACCGGCGTCACCCACAGCGACCTCGCGGTGTGGCGGCATTACGTGCATGCGGGGGCGGGCGGCCAGAAGGGGCGCCTCGTCGTACTCAACAAGATCGACGGCCTGTGGGACGGCCTGCGCGACCAGGCGCGGATCGACGCCGAACTGGATCGGCAGGTGGCCAATGTCGCCGAAACCCTGGAGATCGAGCCGGCGACGGTATTTCCGGTGTCGGCGCAGAAGGGGCTGGTGGCACGGGTGACCCGCGATGCCGCGCTGCTTGAACGCAGCCGCCTGCCGCTGCTCGAACGTGCGCTGACCGAGGACCTGCTGCCCACCAAGCAGGACATCGTGCGTGACAACACGCTGGGCGAAACCACCGAGCTGGTCGACCAGACGCGCGCGCTGCTGCAGGCACGGCTGGACGGCGTGCGCGAGCAGTTGCAGGAACTGACCGACCTGCGCGGCAAGAACCAGAGCGTCATCGAGTACATGATGCGCAAGATCCGCGCGGAAAAGGACGAGTTTGAAGAGGGGCTGCAGAAGTACTACGCGGTGCGCTCGGTGTTTTCGACCATGACCAATACGCTGCTGGCGCACCTCGGGCTGGATACCTTGCGCGATGAAACCCGGCGTACCCGGGAGGCGATGCTCGAGTCCACCTTCTCGCGTGGCCTGAGCGAGGCGATGGAGGGCTTCTTCGCCAATCTGCGCGCGAATCTGCAGCGCTCGACCGAGGACATCGGCGAAATCAGCCGCATGCTCGAGGCCATGTACAAGCGCTTCAGCGTGGAACACGGCCTCAAGCTGAACGCGCCCGAAGCGTTTTCCACGCTTCGCTACGAGCAGGAACTCGACCGCCTCGAAAAGGGCTTCAACCGCCAGATCAACAACACCTTCACTCTCGTCACCACCGAGAAGCACACGCTGACACAGAAGTTCTTCGAAACCGTCGCGCTGCAGGCGCGTCGGACCTTCGAACTGGCCAATCGCGATGTCGAGCAGTGGCTGCGCGCGGTGATGTCGCCGCTGGAAACCCAGGTGCGCGAGTATCAGCTGCAGCTCAAGCGCCGCCTGGACAGCGTGAAGCGCATCCATCAGGCCACCGACACGCTGGAGGACCGCGTGGAGGAGTTGCGCCAGGCCGAGGCCGGGGTGCAGGCGCTGATGGACGAACTGGCCGGGATCGAGGCGGGTATCGCGGACGCGCTCGGCGTGCCGCTGCGTCAGGCTCCGGCGCCGCAGGCGCTCGAGCGGGTTGCCTGACGCACGATCCGGAAACGACAAGGGCGAGCCCGCGGGCTCGCCCTTGTCGTTTTCGGCCAGCCGGAAATCAGGCCTTGGCCGCGGCGCTGAGCTTGAGGAACTTCTGCATCAGCTGGTCCTTGGTTTCCTGGTGATCCGGGTCGTGCGGGATACAGTCCACCGGGCACACCTGCTGGCACTGCGGCTCATCGAAGTGGCCGACGCACTCGGTGCACTTGTTCGGGTCGATCTGGTAGATCTCGTCGCCCTGGGAAATGGCGCCGTTCGGGCATTCGGGTTCACAGACGTCGCAGTTGATGCATTCGTCGGTAATGATCAGTGACATGTTTGTCGCTTCCTTGCTATCGCTTTGAACTTACTTTCTGCTGCAGTTGCGTCAGTACGCTCGGTTGAACGAACTTGCTGACGTCGCCGCCGAGGCGGGCGATTTCCCTCACCATCGTCGCAGAGATGAACATGTACTCCTCCGCGGGCGTGAGGAATACGGTTTCGACGTCCGGAAAAAGTTTCCGGTTCATGCCCGCCATCTGGAACTCGTACTCGAAGTCCGACACCGCCCGCAGGCCGCGCAGGATAACCCGGCCATTCTGGGCGCGCAGGAAATCCATCAGCAGCCCGTCGAAGCCCGCGACGCGGACATTCGGAAAGGGTTTGACGACCTCGCGTGCGATCTCCACGCGTTCTTCGAGCGTGAAGATCGGCGCCTTGCCACGGCTCTCGGCCACGCCGACCACGACCTGATCGAACAGCAGCGAGGCCCGTCGTACGAGGTCCTCGTGCCCGCGGGTGAAGGGATCGAAGGTCCCCGGGTAGATCGCGACCCCATCCCTCATTCGTCTGCCCTCTGCATCAGGTGGTAATGGACCAGGCCGGCGTGCCCCTGCTTGAGCGTCTGCCACTTGCCCAGCCGGTCGAGCGGCGTTTCAGCTTCTGCGTAGAGCCAGCCGTCCTTGTCGAGCACGCGGTCGAGCCAGGGTTCCACGCGGTCGAGCCAGCCCTGATGGTAGGGTGGGTCGAGAAATACCACGTCGAACCTGGCCGTCGTGTTCTGCAGGAATCTTACCGCATCGCCGCGCACGATCTCTACCTGCGAGGCCTGAAGGGTTATTGCGGCCTTGTGCAGTGCGTCGAGCGCACGCGGGTTCTGCTCCACCAGGGTGACCGCCTCGGCCCCGCGCGATGCGGCTTCGAAGCCGAGAATGCCGGTGCCGGCGAAGAGGTCCAGGCAGCGCAGCCCGTCCAGGCGTTGCCCCAGCCAGTTGAACAGCGTTTCGCGTACGCGGTCGGGGGTGGGGCGCAGGCCCTCAACCGCGGCGACATCGAGCAGGCGGGAACGCCAGGTCCCGCCCACGATACGGACCCGGCTCACCGTGCCGCGGCCTTGGCCTGGGTATCGCCATCGCCGCCGGCCACCACGGTCACCATGTGCTCGGGACGCACTCGCCGCGCGAAGGCGTCGCGAACCTGCTCCGCAGTCACGGCCTCCACCTTGCGCGGATAGGTGTCGAGCCAGTCCAGCGGCAGGCGGTAGAAGCCGATCATGGCGACGTGGTCGAGGATCTTCCGGTTCGAGTCGAGCCGCAGGCCGAAGCCGTTGATCAGGTTGTCCTTCGCGCTTTTCAGTTCCGCCGCGGTGGGGCCTTCGGCGATGAAGCCCGCGAGCGTGCGGCGCACCACGTCCAGCGCCTCGCCGGCCTGGCTGCCGCGTGTCTGCAGGCCGATCTGGAAGATGCCGGCGACCTGCTGCGGCACGAAATAGCTATAGACGCTGTACGCGAAGCCGCGCTTCTCGCGGACTTCAGAGGTCAGGCGGGAGACGAAGCCGCCACCGCCCAGGGTGTAGTTGCCGACCAGCAGCGGAAAGTAGTCCGGGTCCTGGCGCGACATGCCGGGTTGTCCGACGAGGATGTGAGCCTGGGCGGACGGATGCGGAATGTGGGTTTCGCCGGCCGTGGGCAGCGCGGGGGGAGGCAGCGGCGCCGGCGGCGCGGTGCGGGGCAGGCCCTCGGTGAGCCGCAGCGCGATCTGCTCGGCGGTCGCGCGGTCGACGTCGCCGACGATGGCGATCGAGGCCCCGGTGGCGGCGTAGTAGCGGCGGTGAAAGGCGACCAGGTCTTCGCGGCTGACCGCGGCCAGCGACTCTTCGGTGACGTTGGTGCCGTAGGGGTGGTTGGGATAGACCGCCGCATTGAAGCGGCGCGCGGCGAGCGTGGCCGGGCGCGTCAGCGATTCGCGCAGTCCGGCGATCGCGCGGGCCCGCTCCCGCTCCAGCACCTGGGCGGGAAAGACCGGACGCGCGAGCAGCTCGGCGGCCAGCGCCACCGCGGCGTCACGCTCGCGGGCCGACGACAGGCTGCGGACCGACAGGCTGCTGCGGTCGAGGTCCGTGCTGCCGCCGATCTGGGCACCGATATCGGCGCTGCGGTCGGCGATCGCCTGTTCGTCGAGCGTGGCGGTGCCGGCGTCGAGCAGGCTGCGCACCAGGCTGGCGAGTCCGGCCTTGGCCGCCGGGTCGGCTGCACTGCCGGCGGCAAAGTCGATCTGCACATCCACCATGGGCAGCGCATGGTTCTCGACGAAGAGCACGCGGGCGCCGGCGGCGGTGTTCCATTGCTCGATGCGCGGCGCGGCGAGGGCAGTGTGGGCTACGGCGAGCAGGAGCACGCCGAGCAGGAAGGCAAACGGACGGGGGAGCGGACGCGGAAGTGTCGTTGTCATGGTCAGGCTCGCGGTCGGGGCTGGACGCTCAGTGACGGAGGGCGGCGGGGGCTGCGGCAGGGCGGGGCGCGTTGTTGTCCATCGGCAGCGGGAACAGGCGGGCCGCGGTCAGGGTGTCGTCGCCGAAATAGCGTTGCGCAACGCTGCGAACCTCCTCCGCGGTGACGCTGCGCAGGCCGTCCAGCAACCGTTCATCGTCGCGCCACGACAGGTTGGAGGCTTCGAGGAAGCCGATTTCCATCGCCTGCCCCATCAGCGAGTCGCGCTTGTAGACCTGTGCGGCAACCGCCTGGGTCTTTACGCGGGCCAGCTCGTCCTCGCCCACACCTTCGTCGCGAATGCGCTGGATCTCCGCACGCAGCGCCGCCTCCAGGTCGTCCATGGTTTTGCCCGGCGCCGGCACGCCGTCCAGGTAGAACAGCGCCGGACCGCGGCCGGTGGCGTCGTAGCCGGCACCGGCCGACACCGCAACGCGGCTGTCGCGCACCAGTCTGCGGGTGAGGCGGGCGCCGTCGTAGCCATCCAGCACCGCGGCCAGCACCTGCAGCGCATAGGCGTCGCGGTCGGCAGCGGGGTTGCGCAGTGCCGGCGCGTGCCATGCAAGTGCCAGGTAGGGCAGCTCCGCAGGGGCCTTGACGGTGGCATGGCGCGTGCCGCGCTGCTCCGGTTCGGCCGGCACGCGGCGGGGGGGCAGTTGCCGTGCCGGGATCACGCCGTAGTGTTCGCGCGCCTGGCGGAACACCGCTTCGTGCGAGACATCGCCGACGACGACGAGGTAGGCATTGTTGGGCGCGTACCAGCGCTTGTACCAGGTGCGCGCGTCGCTCGCGGTCATGCCGTCGAGGTCGCTCATCCAGCCAATGATCGGCCGCCGGTAGGGGTGCGCCTGGAAGGCCGTCGCCATCAGCTGCTCATGAACCAGCGCGCGCGGCTGGTCGTCGGTGCGCAGGCGGCGCTCTTCCTTCACGACCTCGACCTCGCGCCCGAACTCGGCGTCGGTGATGACGAGGTTGCGCATGCGGTCCGCTTCGAGTGCCATCACGGCATCCAGGTGCGAAGGCGGAATCTGCTGGAAGTAGGCGGTGTAGTCCTTGCTGGTGAAGGCGTTGTCGCGGCCGCCGAGTTCGGCCACGCGCTTGTTGAACTCGCCCGGGCCGACCTTCTTGGTGCCCTTGAACATCATGTGTTCGAGCACGTGGGCGACGCCGGACACGCCGTCCGGCTCGTCCATCGAGCCGCTGCGGTACCACACCATATGGACCGCGGACGGGGCGCGACGGTCTTCCTTGACAATGACCTTCATCCCGTTGGGAAGCGTGGTTTCGAAGGTGTTCGCGTCCGGTGCGGACGCGGCCTGGACGGCGCCGCCCAGCAGGACGGCGGCGAAAAGGAGTGTGCGCGGAAAGGTCAGCCGAAACATGGGGATGTCCTGCATCTGGTAGAATTCGCGGCGCTTTTCGAGGGCGGAGCCCACCCGTCCGCCGGGGAGCCGCATCTTAGCCTTATCCGGAACGCCGTGCCTCGCCGGCACCTGGCATCCGGTCGTGGCGGCCGCGTTGCAGCGTGCTGCAAGCCGGGCTGCCGTGTACGAACGCCCCCTCTGACCCGAGCGCCCATGTTTGGTTTCTTCAAGAAGTCCGGCAAGCCCGAACCTGCCGGGCGCGATCCGCAGCCCGCGTCGCCGTCTGCGGAGCAGGCCCCGGCGATCGCTGCCGACGCGCCCGTCGCTGCTCCCGCGCCGATTTCGCCCGCCCCGGCCCAGTCCGTCCCGGCCCAGCCCGTCACTGCGCCCGCCGAGCCGGCGGCCGCACCCAAGCTTTCCTGGGGCGAACGCCTCAAGGCCGGCCTGGCGCGCACGCGCCAGCAGCTCGGCGGGGGGCTGGCCAACCTGTTCGGGCGCCGCAAGATCGACGAGGATCTGCTCGAAGAGCTGGAAACGACCCTGTTGATGGCGGACTGCGGTGTCGACGCCACCCAGTATCTGCTCGATGAACTGCGTCTGAGCTGGAAGCGCGACCGGCTGGAAACCGCCGACCAGTTGCAGGCGGCGTTGGCCGATGCGCTGCACAAGATCATCGCGCCGCTGGAGCAGCCGCTGGACGTGTCCGGTCACAAGCCCTACATCATCATGATCGCGGGGGTGAATGGCTCGGGCAAGACGACCTCGATCGGCAAGCTTGCCAAGTATTTCCAGGCCCAGGGCAAGAGCGTGCTGCTGGCGGCCGGCGACACCTTCCGCGCCGCCGCGCGCGAGCAGCTGATGACCTGGGGCGAGCGCAACAACGTCACCGTGATCGCTCAGGACGGCGGCGATGCGGCCGCGGTGATCTTCGATGCGATCAATGCCGCCCGTGCGCGCGGCATCGACATCGTACTCGCCGACACCGCGGGCCGGCTGCCCACGCAACTGCACCTGATGGAGGAGATCGCCAAGGTGCGGCGCGTGATCGCCAAGGCGGATGCCAGCGGCCCGCACGAGGTCGTGCTGGTGCTGGACGCCAACATCGGCCAGAACGCGCTGGCACAGGTCAAGGCCTTCGATGCCGCGATCGGCGTCACCGGCCTGGTCGTCACCAAGCTCGACGGCACCGCGAAAGGCGGGGTCGTCGCGGCGATCGCGCGCCAGTGCCCCAAGCCGCTACGCTTCATTGGCGTGGGCGAGGGCATCGACGACCTGCAGCCGTTCAAGGCCCGCGAGTTCATCGATGCCTTGTTCGAGCCGTCCCCCTCGGGGGCGACCAAGCGCGGCGACGCCTCGGCATGATCGCGTTCGAGCAGGTGGCCAAGCGCTACGCCGGCGGCTACACCGCGCTGGCCGGGGTCAGTTTCGAGATCGCGCGTGGCGAACTGGTGGTGTTGTCGGGCCATTCCGGCGCGGGCAAGAGCACGCTGCTCAAGCTCATCCCCGTCATCGAGCGGCCCACCGCGGGAACCGTCCGGATCAACGGCGAGGATGTGTCCCGCCTGCCGCGCCGCGCGATTCCCTACCTGCGGCGCAACCTCGGGCTGGTGCTGCAGGAAAGCCGCCTGCTGTTCGACCGCAACGTGTTCGACAACGTGATGCTGCCGCTGGTCATCACGGGTCACCCGCCGCGTGATGCCGCCAAAAGGGCCACGGCGGCGCTGGAGCGGGTGGGTCTGGCGGGCCGCGAGAAGGAAATGCCGGCCGGTCTTTCGGGCGGCGAGCAACAGCGCGTGGCGATTGCGCGCGCGGTGGTCAACCGCCCGAGCGTCCTGATCGCCGACGAACCCACTGCGCACCTCGATCCGGCCTCGGCGGCGGGTATCGCCGCGCTGTTCAAGTCCTTCCATAGCGCAGGTGTCACGGTGCTGGTGTCCACCCATGACGCCAGTCTGTTTGCCGAGAACGCTCCGCGCCGCCTGATGCTGAGCAAAGGCTTGCTCGCGGAGGCCGCATGATCCACTGGCTCTATCTTCACCTGCGTGCGATCGCCCACGCGCTGCGGCGGCTGGCCAGCCAACCGCTCTGCACGCTGCTGTCGGCGCTGGTGGTTGGCATCGCACTGTCCCTGCCTGCGGGCGGCTATCTGCTGCTCGACAACGTCTCGTCGCTGGTCCGCGGTGTCTCGGGTACGCCCGAGATCAGCGTCTTCATGGCGCCCGGCGCCGGCGCGGCACAGGTGGCCGCGGTCGACCGGAACCTGAAGGCCGAGGCGGCACTGGCGAGCTATCGCTACGTATCGCGCGACGAGGCGCTCAAACAACTGGAGCGCAGCGGGCTGGGCGATGTGCTCGGGGGGCTGGCCGCCAATCCGCTGCCGGATGCCTTCATCGTCAGCCCGCGCGGGGAGGATCCGGCGCTGTTCGACCGGCTCGCGACCCAGATGAAGGGCTGGCCGGCGGTCGCCCACGTGCAGGTCGATTCCGCCTGGGTCAAACGCCTGCATGCGCTGCTCGGGCTGGGGCGCTCCGCGGTGCTGATGCTCGCGGCACTGTTGGGGCTGGCGCTCGTGATCGTCACCTTCAACACCATCCGCCTGCAGATCATGACGCAGCGCGCCGAGATCGAAGTCAGCCGCCTGCTTGGCGCAACCGACCCGTTCATCCGCCGGCCGTTCTACTGGTTCGGCAGCCTGCAGGGCGCGCTCGGCGGGCTGGTGGCGCTGGGCACGGTGTGGCTGGGGGTGAAGGCGCTGGAGCGTCCGGTTGCAGCCCTGGCGGAAAGCTACGGCGCGGTGTTCGCGCTGAGCGGGCCGGGGGCGGTGGAGTCGGCGGTGGTAGTGGCCTTTGCCGCGGTGCTGGGCTGGATGGGGGCGGCGATCTCGGTGCGGCGACACCTCGCCGGGGCTTGAAATCGGCCCGGCGGTGTTGCCATATAGGTAAAGTGGAACATGCGAGGTCACTGAGGGCGCTCGAAGCTTCTCATAGTTGTTATCAATGAGCGGTATCCTGATAATCAATTAGAGCAATTCAGGCCCCGGTCTTAAACTTCAGCCATAGAGTTTTGTCACGCCGTTCCACTCACCCTGTTTTGGAGGATACGCAATGTCCCTGATCAACACCCAAGTCCAGCCTTTCAAAGCCCAAGCCTACAAGAACGGCAAGTTCATCGAAGTGACCGACGCCGACCTGAAGGGCAAGTGGTCCGTGCTGATCTTCATGCCGGCCGCCTTCACCTTCAACTGCCCGACCGAAATCGAAGATGCGGCTGAACACTACGCCGAGTTCGAGAAGGCCGGTGCCGAGGTGTACATCGTCACCACCGACACCCACTTCTCCCACAAGGTGTGGCACGAAACCTCGCCCGCCGTGGGCAAGGCCAAGTTCGCGCTGGTTGGTGACCCGACCCACGCGCTGACCAACGCCTTCGACGTGCATATCGCCGAAGAAGGCCTGGCGCTGCGCGGCACCTTCATCATCAACCCGGAAGGCGTCATCAAGACCATGGAAGTGCACGACAACGCCATCGCCCGCGATGTCACCGAAACCGTGCGCAAGCTGAAGGCCGCCCAATACGTCGCCTCGCACCCGAACGAAGTCTGCCCGGCCAAGTGGAAGGAAGGCGAAAAGACGCTGGCTCCGTCCATCGACCTGGTTGGCAAGATCTAAGCAGCCGCTGCAATCTGCCCGGGCCCATCCGGCCCGGGGCGATGTGCTCTGCAGCCGGCCATGCGCCGGCTGTGTCGTATCTGGCTGCCGAAAACACCGGCGGCGCCGAACAAGCAAGGAAAAATCATCATGCTGGACGCCAACATCAAGACTCAACTGAAAGCCTATCTGGAGCGGGTGACGCAGCCGATCGAGATCGTGGCGTCGCTGGACGATGGCGCGAAGTCGCGCGAAATGCAGGAACTGCTGGCCGACGTCGCCGAGCAGTCCCACCTGATCACCGTGATCGAGCGGCGCGACGACAATGAGCGCAAGCCCTCGTTCTCGGTCGGCCCCAAGGGCGGAGAGGCGCGCGTGCGCTTTGCCGGCCTGCCGATGGGCCACGAATTCACCTCGCTCATCCTCGCGCTGCTGCAGTCGGCGGGTTATCCGCCGAAGGTCGAAGCCGACGTGATCGAGCAGATCAAGGCGCTCGAAGGCGAGTTCAACTTCGAGACCTACATCTCGCTGTCCTGCCACAACTGCCCGGACGTGGTGCAGGCCTTGAACCTGCTGTCCATCCTCAACCCCAACATCCGCCACACCATGATCGACGGCGGCGTGTTCCAGGAAGAGGTCGAGAAGCGCCAGATCATGGCGGTGCCCACCGTCTATCTCAACGGCCAGGAGTTTGGCGCCGGCCGCATGGAACTCGGTGAAATCCTCGCCAAGATCGACACCGGTGCGGCCAAGCGCGACGCGGCCAAGCTCTCCGCCAAGGACGTGTTCGACGTGCTCGTCGTCGGCGGCGGTCCGGCGGGCGCCGCGGCGGCGATCTACGCGGCGCGCAAGGGCATCCGCACCGGCGTGCTGGCCGAACGCTTCGGCGGCCAGGTGATGGACACGCTCGCGATCGAGAACTTCATCTCGGTGAAGGAAACCGAAGGTCCGAAGCTCGCGATGGCGCTGGAGGAGCACGTCAAGCAGTACGAGGTCGACGTGATGAACCTGCAGCGGGCGACCGCACTGGTGCCGGGCGACATCCACGAGGTCAGGCTTGAAAACGGTGGCACGCTGAAGGCGAAGACGGTGATTCTGGCGACCGGGGCGCGCTGGCGCGAAATGAACGTGCCGGGCGAAAAGGAATACCGCGGCAAGGGCGTGGCTTACTGCCCGCACTGCGACGGCCCGCT
Above is a window of Azoarcus olearius DNA encoding:
- a CDS encoding M16 family metallopeptidase — translated: MFRLTFPRTLLFAAVLLGGAVQAASAPDANTFETTLPNGMKVIVKEDRRAPSAVHMVWYRSGSMDEPDGVSGVAHVLEHMMFKGTKKVGPGEFNKRVAELGGRDNAFTSKDYTAYFQQIPPSHLDAVMALEADRMRNLVITDAEFGREVEVVKEERRLRTDDQPRALVHEQLMATAFQAHPYRRPIIGWMSDLDGMTASDARTWYKRWYAPNNAYLVVVGDVSHEAVFRQAREHYGVIPARQLPPRRVPAEPEQRGTRHATVKAPAELPYLALAWHAPALRNPAADRDAYALQVLAAVLDGYDGARLTRRLVRDSRVAVSAGAGYDATGRGPALFYLDGVPAPGKTMDDLEAALRAEIQRIRDEGVGEDELARVKTQAVAAQVYKRDSLMGQAMEIGFLEASNLSWRDDERLLDGLRSVTAEEVRSVAQRYFGDDTLTAARLFPLPMDNNAPRPAAAPAALRH
- the ftsY gene encoding signal recognition particle-docking protein FtsY, with the translated sequence MFGFFKKSGKPEPAGRDPQPASPSAEQAPAIAADAPVAAPAPISPAPAQSVPAQPVTAPAEPAAAPKLSWGERLKAGLARTRQQLGGGLANLFGRRKIDEDLLEELETTLLMADCGVDATQYLLDELRLSWKRDRLETADQLQAALADALHKIIAPLEQPLDVSGHKPYIIMIAGVNGSGKTTSIGKLAKYFQAQGKSVLLAAGDTFRAAAREQLMTWGERNNVTVIAQDGGDAAAVIFDAINAARARGIDIVLADTAGRLPTQLHLMEEIAKVRRVIAKADASGPHEVVLVLDANIGQNALAQVKAFDAAIGVTGLVVTKLDGTAKGGVVAAIARQCPKPLRFIGVGEGIDDLQPFKAREFIDALFEPSPSGATKRGDASA
- a CDS encoding cell division ATP-binding protein FtsE, whose product is MIAFEQVAKRYAGGYTALAGVSFEIARGELVVLSGHSGAGKSTLLKLIPVIERPTAGTVRINGEDVSRLPRRAIPYLRRNLGLVLQESRLLFDRNVFDNVMLPLVITGHPPRDAAKRATAALERVGLAGREKEMPAGLSGGEQQRVAIARAVVNRPSVLIADEPTAHLDPASAAGIAALFKSFHSAGVTVLVSTHDASLFAENAPRRLMLSKGLLAEAA
- the ftsX gene encoding permease-like cell division protein FtsX, translating into MIHWLYLHLRAIAHALRRLASQPLCTLLSALVVGIALSLPAGGYLLLDNVSSLVRGVSGTPEISVFMAPGAGAAQVAAVDRNLKAEAALASYRYVSRDEALKQLERSGLGDVLGGLAANPLPDAFIVSPRGEDPALFDRLATQMKGWPAVAHVQVDSAWVKRLHALLGLGRSAVLMLAALLGLALVIVTFNTIRLQIMTQRAEIEVSRLLGATDPFIRRPFYWFGSLQGALGGLVALGTVWLGVKALERPVAALAESYGAVFALSGPGAVESAVVVAFAAVLGWMGAAISVRRHLAGA
- the ahpC gene encoding alkyl hydroperoxide reductase subunit C, with amino-acid sequence MSLINTQVQPFKAQAYKNGKFIEVTDADLKGKWSVLIFMPAAFTFNCPTEIEDAAEHYAEFEKAGAEVYIVTTDTHFSHKVWHETSPAVGKAKFALVGDPTHALTNAFDVHIAEEGLALRGTFIINPEGVIKTMEVHDNAIARDVTETVRKLKAAQYVASHPNEVCPAKWKEGEKTLAPSIDLVGKI
- the ahpF gene encoding alkyl hydroperoxide reductase subunit F; the encoded protein is MLDANIKTQLKAYLERVTQPIEIVASLDDGAKSREMQELLADVAEQSHLITVIERRDDNERKPSFSVGPKGGEARVRFAGLPMGHEFTSLILALLQSAGYPPKVEADVIEQIKALEGEFNFETYISLSCHNCPDVVQALNLLSILNPNIRHTMIDGGVFQEEVEKRQIMAVPTVYLNGQEFGAGRMELGEILAKIDTGAAKRDAAKLSAKDVFDVLVVGGGPAGAAAAIYAARKGIRTGVLAERFGGQVMDTLAIENFISVKETEGPKLAMALEEHVKQYEVDVMNLQRATALVPGDIHEVRLENGGTLKAKTVILATGARWREMNVPGEKEYRGKGVAYCPHCDGPLFKGKRVAVIGGGNSGVEAAIDLAGIVAHVTLLEFADTLRADAVLQKKLASLPNVTVIKSAQTTEVTGAEKVNGLVYKDRVSGEEKRLELEGIFVQIGLLPNTDFLKGTVELTRFGEIIVDAKGQTSVPGVFAAGDCTTVPYKQIIIAMGEGSKASLAAFDHLIRTSVPA